Proteins from a genomic interval of Betta splendens chromosome 10, fBetSpl5.4, whole genome shotgun sequence:
- the LOC114864274 gene encoding protocadherin-1-like — translation MAAPSWEVALFLALILPLSCTAAPTDILYRVSEEQPPNTMIGSLAADQGLPDTGHLYKLEVGSPYLRVDGKTGDIYTTEIPIDREKLKDCRNLFEGDKCFLEFEVSITDMVKGIGSGPRLIEGRIEVQDINDNTPQFSSPILTLSIPENTHIGALFSIPMATDKDSGSNGVAEYALSTGPDAEQLFTLQVAVDTDEKLPQLVVMGNLDREKKDSYDLTIRVVDGGKPQRASTALLRVTVTDQNDNAPKFERNHYEAELPENSPLGHSVLQVRANDADSGTNGEIDYSLHQASETVQRLLRIDRTTGIIYVKGLVDREEENFLKFSVVAKDRGPNSRSSKVMVTINVKDQNDNAPAIEIRGIGLVTHYNGVANISEDMPVGTPVALVQVSDRDEGENAVVTCVVAGDVPFQLRPASESANDRKRKYFLQTTTLLDYERVKDYRIEIVAVDSGNPALSSTNSLKVQVTDMNDNTPSFSPSLLEVDFAEGNQPGDRVLDLIATDADSGSNAELAYSIVDSSASALFDIDTNTGEVRVKNMLDREIKDRYEFYVAAADKGVPSKTGTATVIINVLDRNDNDPKFTLSSYSFSVIENMPPLNPVGVVTVNDADMGENSRVRLFVEPDNGKFLIQNGTETILSSISFDREKESTYTFRLKAVDSGDPPRSSYVGVTINVLDENDNAPYVTKPANSSYTYLTPVTPPDTRVEVVEAEDIDSGPNAELVYTITGGNPYDLFHISPTSGEITLAQEFTGKHNGLHRLVVKVTDKGKPQRHTTALVHVYVNDTKSNVSQIEALVGHSLYTPLDRDIAGDPNYSHSQRSNILYGSLAGIAGVILVIVAVVVIRHRLQKDTKSGYQAGKKESKDLYAPKQGPKNGKGKKTKKGKAPKPAKPLEEDEEASLQKGLKFNLINDNVNDSPRIHLPLNYPPGSPDLGRHYRSNSPLPSIQLQPQSPSASKKHQAVQDLPATNTFVGTGDNNSTGSDQYSDYSYKANPPKYSNKQVGEYANTPVYHRNIYWTNGVW, via the exons ATGGCGGCGCCGAGCTGGGAGGTCGCCCTGTTCCTGGCACTCATCCTGCCGCTCTCCTGCACGGCTGCACCCACAGACATCCTCTACCGCGTCTCTGAGGAGCAGCCGCCCAACACCATGATCGGCAGCCTGGCAGCGGACCAGGGCCTGCCGGACACCGGGCACCTCTACAAGCTGGAGGTGGGCTCGCCGTACCTGCGGGTGGACGGCAAGACGGGCGACATCTACACCACAGAGATCCCCATCGACCGCGAGAAGCTCAAAGACTGCCGCAACCTGTTCGAGGGCGACAAGTGCTTCCTGGAGTTCGAGGTGTCCATCACTGACATGGTGAAGGGCATCGGCTCAGGGCCGCGGCTGATCGAAGGCCGCATCGAGGTGCAGGACATCAACGACAACACGCCGCAGTTCTCCTCCCCCATCCTCACCCTCTCCATTCCAGAGAACACGCACATCGGCGCCCTCTTCTCCATCCCCATGGCCACCGACAAGGACTCCGGCAGCAACGGCGTGGCCGAGTACGCGCTGAGCACCGGCCCGGACGCCGAACAGCTCTTCACCCTTCAGGTCGCCGTGGACACGGACGAGAAGCTGCCGCAGCTGGTCGTCATGGGCAACCTGGACCGTGAGAAGAAGGACTCCTACGACTTGACCATCCGGGTGGTGGACGGCGGGAAGCCGCAGAGGGCGAGCACCGCTCTGCTGCGGGTCACGGTCACCGACCAGAACGACAACGCGCCCAAGTTTGAGAGAAATCACTACGAGGCCGAGCTGCCGGAAAACAGTCCGCTGGGAcactctgtgctgcag gTCAGAGCCAATGACGCCGACTCAGGCACCAATGGGGAGATTGACTACAGCCTCCATCAGGCATCAGAGACTGTCCAGAGGCTTCTGCGCATTGACCGTACCACTGGCATCATCTACGTTAAAGGCCTGGTGGACCGCGAGGAAGAGAACTTCCTCAAGTTTTCTGTGGTTGCCAAAGATCGTGGACCCAACTCCAGAAGCTCCAAAGTCATGGTGACTATCAACGTCAAAGACCAGAATGACAATGCCCCAGCTATTGAGATTCGTGGTATTGGCTTGGTGACACACTACAATGGTGTGGCCAACATCTCTGAAGACATGCCTGTTGGTACACCGGTGGCCTTGGTCCAAGTCTCCGACCGTGATGAGGGGGAAAATGCAGTGGTGACCTGCGTGGTTGCTGGCGATGTTCCATTTCAGCTCAGACCTGCAAGTGAATCAGCCAATGATCGGAAgaggaaatatttcctgcagaCAACCACCCTCCTGGATTATGAACGCGTTAAGGATTACAGAATTGAAATTGTCGCTGTAGACTCTGGGAACCCAGCCCTGTCGAGCACCAACTCCCTCAAGGTTCAAGTCACGGACATGAATGATAACACTCCTTCCTTCTCCCCTTCACTGCTGGAGGTGGACTTTGCCGAGGGCAACCAGCCAGGCGACAGGGTGCTGGATCTCATAGCAACAGACGCAGACAGCGGCAGCAATGCCGAGCTGGCCTATAGCATTGTTGATTCTTCTGCCAGCGCGCTCTTTGACATCGACACCAACACTGGGGAGGTGCGCGTGAAGAATATGCTGGACCGAGAGATCAAAGATCGTTATGAGTTCTAtgtagctgctgcagacaaaggTGTTCCCAGTAAAACCGGAACTGCAACTGTCATTATTAATGTTCTGGATCGCAATGACAATGACCCCAAGTTCACGctcagcagctacagctttTCTGTCATTGAGAACATGCCTCCACTCAATCCTGTTGGTGTTGTGACTGTCAATGATGCCGACATGGGCGAAAATTCCAGAGTCAGACTTTTTGTGGAACCAGACAATGGCAAGTTTCTAATCCAGAACGGCACAGAAACCATTTTATCCAGCATCTCCTTTGACCGAGAGAAGGAGAGCACGTACACTTTCCGCTTGAAGGCAGTAGATTCTGGGGACCCACCTCGTTCCTCCTATGTGGGCGTAACCATCAATGTCCTAGATGAGAATGACAATGCCCCTTATGTCACCAAACCGGCCAACTCCTCCTACACATACCTGACACCCGTCACCCCGCCAGACACCCGTGTAGAGGTGGTGGAGGCTGAGGACATTGACTCTGGGCCCAATGCTGAGCTGGTCTACACCATCACAGGCGGCAACCCGTACGATCTGTTCCACATATCGCCAACTAGTGGGGAAATCACACTGGCACAGGAATTCACCGGTAAGCACAATGGGCTGCATCGCCTGGTGGTGAAGGTCACTGACAAAGGCAAACCTCAGCGGCACACCACCGCTCTCGTCCACGTCTATGTGAATGACACCAAATCCAATGTCTCTCAGATTGAGGCACTGGTTGGACACAGCCTCTATACACCCTTAGACAGAGACATAGCTGGAGATCCAAACTATTCCCATTCTCAGCGTAGCAACATCTTGTATGGCAGCCTTGCAGGCATTGCTGGTGTGATTCTGGTCATTGTAGCCGTGGTGGTCATCAGGCATCGGCTACAAAAGGACACCAAGAGTGGCTACCAGGCTGGCAAGAAGGAGAGTAAGGACCTGTATGCTCCAAAACAGGGCCCCAAAAACGGCAAAGGGAAAAAGACCAAGAAGGGAAAAGCTCCAAAACCTGCCAAACCACtcgaggaggatgaggaagcgaGTCTGCAGAAAGGCCTCAAGTTTAACCTTATCAACGACAACGTCAATGACAGTCCCAGAATCCATCTGCCCCTCAACTACCCACCCGGAAGCCCAGACCTGGGCCGCCACTACCGCTCCAACTCCCCTCTACCCTCCATCCAGCTCCAGCCACAGTCACCCTCTGCCTCCAAGAAGCACCAGGCTGTTCAGGACCTCCCTGCCACCAACACCTTTGTGGGAACAGGCGACAACAACTCCACGGGCTCCGACCAATATTCGGATTACAGCTACAAGGCCAACCCACCCAAATACAGCAACAAACAGGTAGGAGAGTACGCAAACACGCCAGTGTACCACAGGAACATCTATTGGACCAACGGGGTGTGGTAG